The following proteins come from a genomic window of Mammaliicoccus sp. Marseille-Q6498:
- a CDS encoding SMR family transporter yields MSWIILVMAGLFEMLGVLFINIYAKKNNIPSLLGLSLFFGLSFICLTIAMNSISMSTSYAVWTGIGAVGGAILGMIFYGESKDIKRLIFIGIILVSTIGLKLIS; encoded by the coding sequence ATGTCTTGGATTATACTTGTTATGGCAGGATTGTTTGAAATGCTAGGCGTCTTATTTATTAACATTTATGCTAAGAAAAATAATATTCCTTCTTTATTGGGGCTTAGTTTATTCTTTGGTTTAAGTTTTATTTGTTTAACAATTGCGATGAATAGTATTTCGATGAGTACGAGTTATGCTGTTTGGACTGGTATTGGTGCTGTAGGCGGTGCCATATTAGGTATGATTTTCTATGGTGAGTCTAAAGATATTAAAAGATTGATATTCATAGGAATTATATTAGTAAGTACAATAGGGTTAAAACTTATAAGTTAA
- a CDS encoding DUF1700 domain-containing protein: protein MGKKEYLNTLNKYLKNISNVDREDILAEYETHFISGTEDGLSEEKISKELGNPKEIAKEINATLAIDRAESNNKVSNIWQAIISVMGLGILNFFVILIPIVVIISILFALITTTVSLLSSPIMLMVKGVLYGFDDLQSIDVYVILAAFGLGLVLFTITFVLTKWFYKLFVKYLRWNISIVKGSAKS, encoded by the coding sequence ATGGGTAAAAAGGAATACTTAAACACATTAAATAAGTATTTAAAGAATATATCTAATGTAGATAGAGAAGATATATTAGCTGAATATGAAACGCATTTTATTAGTGGAACTGAAGACGGTCTTTCGGAGGAAAAAATTTCTAAAGAGTTGGGGAATCCTAAAGAAATTGCCAAGGAAATAAATGCGACGCTAGCAATTGATAGAGCAGAGTCTAATAATAAAGTAAGTAATATATGGCAAGCTATCATATCGGTTATGGGATTAGGTATATTGAATTTCTTTGTTATATTAATACCTATTGTTGTCATCATATCAATATTATTTGCTTTAATTACTACTACAGTATCACTACTAAGTTCACCGATAATGTTAATGGTTAAAGGTGTGCTTTACGGATTTGATGATCTTCAAAGTATTGACGTATATGTAATATTGGCAGCGTTTGGATTAGGGCTAGTATTGTTTACGATTACGTTTGTATTAACAAAGTGGTTTTATAAGTTGTTTGTTAAATATTTACGATGGAATATTTCTATTGTTAAGGGAAGTGCTAAATCATGA
- a CDS encoding PadR family transcriptional regulator, which translates to MNIQFKKGALEFIVLLIIKGEDQYGYSLVQKITPRITISEGTVYPLLRRLVKDEFLTTYYEASTEGPARKYYKITDLGCERLDSLLDEWESFTGAVNLFLEESGESENNG; encoded by the coding sequence ATGAATATACAATTTAAAAAAGGTGCACTTGAGTTTATCGTATTGCTCATTATTAAAGGTGAAGATCAGTATGGTTATTCTCTCGTTCAAAAAATCACACCAAGGATTACAATTTCTGAGGGTACTGTTTATCCGTTGTTAAGAAGATTAGTAAAAGATGAATTTTTAACGACTTACTATGAAGCTTCAACGGAGGGTCCAGCAAGAAAATATTATAAAATAACTGACTTGGGTTGTGAACGTTTAGATAGTTTATTAGATGAGTGGGAAAGTTTTACTGGAGCGGTTAATTTGTTTTTAGAGGAGAGCGGGGAGAGTGAGAATAATGGGTAA
- a CDS encoding NAD/NADP octopine/nopaline dehydrogenase family protein, which produces MKIAIVGSGNGAVTAALDMIIKGHEVKLYCRNQSIHKFDKAFEKGGFDFNNEGEETFVKFTNISDDMEYVLKDAEVIQVIIPSSFIEHYAKTMARFITEDQLIVFNIAAAMGSIRFINVLEKMHIDVMPRFAELNTLTYGTRVDYDNASVNLSLNVKKVHFSTFDKSYLTDSFKQIKELYPHIVKEESLWKTNLENGNPEVHPGPTLLNVGRIDYAKEFSLYKEGITPHTVRLLHAVELERLALGRKLGFELNTAKGARIDRGYLSKEDEDVSLNKLFNTSPVFSQINGPNEVENRYLTEDIAYGLVLWSSLGRVIDVPTPNIDAIIVIASTILERDFYTEGLTVEELGLEKLGLA; this is translated from the coding sequence ATGAAAATTGCAATTGTAGGTTCTGGGAATGGTGCAGTAACTGCTGCATTAGATATGATAATTAAAGGTCATGAAGTTAAATTATACTGTCGAAATCAATCCATTCATAAATTTGATAAAGCTTTTGAAAAAGGTGGTTTTGATTTTAATAATGAAGGGGAAGAGACTTTTGTAAAGTTTACTAACATTAGTGATGATATGGAGTACGTCTTAAAGGATGCAGAAGTCATTCAAGTCATCATACCTTCTTCATTTATAGAACATTATGCTAAAACGATGGCAAGATTCATTACAGAAGATCAGCTCATCGTATTTAATATTGCAGCTGCTATGGGATCTATACGCTTTATTAATGTTTTGGAAAAAATGCATATAGACGTAATGCCAAGATTTGCTGAATTAAATACACTCACATATGGTACACGTGTTGATTATGATAATGCATCTGTGAATCTATCTTTAAATGTTAAGAAAGTCCATTTCTCAACTTTTGATAAAAGTTATTTAACAGATAGCTTCAAACAAATAAAAGAGTTGTATCCTCATATTGTTAAAGAAGAAAGTCTTTGGAAAACGAATTTAGAAAATGGGAATCCTGAAGTACATCCAGGCCCGACTTTATTAAATGTTGGACGAATTGATTATGCTAAAGAATTCTCGTTATATAAAGAAGGCATTACACCTCATACTGTAAGGTTATTGCATGCTGTAGAACTTGAGAGGCTGGCATTAGGTAGAAAACTAGGATTCGAATTGAATACCGCTAAAGGTGCGCGTATAGATAGAGGATACTTATCAAAAGAAGATGAAGATGTTTCATTAAATAAACTTTTTAATACAAGTCCTGTATTTTCACAAATTAACGGACCAAATGAAGTTGAAAATAGATACCTCACTGAAGACATTGCATATGGTTTAGTATTATGGTCAAGCTTAGGTAGAGTGATAGATGTACCGACACCAAACATCGATGCGATTATTGTTATTGCCTCAACTATCCTTGAACGTGATTTCTATACGGAAGGTTTAACTGTAGAAGAACTAGGACTTGAAAAATTAGGATTAGCATAG
- a CDS encoding PadR family transcriptional regulator, giving the protein MKNVLQYTILGLLNENNLTGYEIYKEFNEVIGEIWSAKHSQVYNELKKLVNDNEIIVDNIDKSSKVEKKVYAITDIGKKNLYHWLENAVDVENTKDPFAIRVYFFEKLKKNKKKEILVNKKEEKTKNLEELKTIYGTLNKQDDLQHILILKKAILREEAYIEWLEFCLENV; this is encoded by the coding sequence TTGAAAAACGTATTGCAATATACAATATTGGGGTTACTTAATGAGAATAATTTAACAGGTTATGAAATATATAAAGAATTTAACGAAGTAATCGGTGAAATCTGGAGTGCTAAGCATAGCCAAGTTTATAATGAACTTAAAAAATTAGTTAATGATAATGAAATCATTGTTGATAATATAGACAAGTCTAGTAAAGTTGAGAAAAAAGTTTATGCCATTACAGATATAGGCAAAAAAAATCTCTATCATTGGTTAGAGAATGCAGTAGACGTTGAAAATACGAAAGATCCTTTTGCTATAAGAGTATACTTTTTTGAAAAACTGAAAAAAAATAAGAAGAAAGAAATATTAGTTAATAAAAAAGAAGAAAAAACGAAAAACCTAGAAGAACTAAAAACCATTTACGGCACTTTAAATAAGCAGGACGACTTACAACATATACTTATATTGAAAAAAGCAATTTTAAGAGAAGAAGCATATATAGAATGGTTAGAGTTTTGTTTAGAGAATGTATAA
- the rocD gene encoding ornithine--oxo-acid transaminase encodes MNKFIELTEQYSPNNYSPLNIVLTEGKGAHVKDSEGNTYIDCVSGFSVLNHGHCHPKIIQAFLDQSQKITMTSRALYSDNLGIWEEKICKLANKNKVLPMNTGTEAVETAIKVATKWSQDVKGLNANEAEIIAMEGNFHGRTIGSLSLSSNDSYKEGFGILAGNMKYSEFGNVEQVKSQITPQTAAIILEPIQGEGGVNIPPANFIKEVKALCEENNILLIADEIQVGLGRTGKLFAMEWEGVEPDIYLLGKALGGGLYPISAIVANDDVMQVLTPGTHGSTFGGNPLACAVSIAALDVLVDDNLSERSNVLGQKLLKGLQAIDSPDIKEVRGRGLFIGLELNKNAQETVSQINQQGVLCKETQGNIIRLAPPLIIEENDIDTIIDVIKKVIEK; translated from the coding sequence ATGAATAAATTTATTGAATTAACAGAGCAATATAGTCCGAACAACTATAGTCCTTTGAATATCGTGTTGACTGAAGGTAAAGGTGCTCATGTTAAAGATTCAGAAGGAAATACATATATTGATTGTGTTTCAGGCTTCTCTGTGTTGAACCACGGACATTGCCATCCTAAAATTATTCAAGCATTTCTTGATCAAAGTCAAAAAATCACAATGACTTCTAGAGCGTTGTATAGTGATAATTTAGGTATATGGGAAGAAAAAATATGTAAACTAGCAAACAAAAATAAAGTGCTTCCAATGAATACAGGAACAGAAGCGGTTGAGACAGCCATTAAAGTTGCGACAAAGTGGTCTCAAGATGTTAAAGGATTAAATGCAAATGAAGCAGAAATTATCGCAATGGAAGGTAACTTTCATGGTAGAACAATCGGTTCATTATCATTGTCTTCTAACGACAGCTATAAAGAAGGCTTCGGTATTCTAGCTGGTAATATGAAGTACAGTGAATTTGGTAATGTAGAACAAGTTAAATCCCAAATTACACCTCAAACTGCTGCTATTATTTTAGAACCAATTCAAGGTGAAGGTGGCGTTAATATTCCGCCAGCAAACTTTATAAAAGAAGTTAAAGCACTTTGTGAAGAAAATAATATTTTACTAATTGCAGATGAAATCCAAGTAGGTCTTGGAAGAACAGGTAAGTTGTTTGCCATGGAATGGGAAGGCGTAGAACCTGACATTTATTTACTCGGTAAAGCATTAGGTGGCGGTTTATATCCTATATCTGCTATTGTGGCCAACGATGATGTTATGCAAGTTCTAACACCAGGAACACACGGATCAACATTTGGTGGTAACCCATTAGCATGCGCAGTATCTATTGCAGCATTAGATGTGTTAGTAGATGACAATTTATCAGAACGTTCAAATGTTTTAGGACAAAAATTGTTGAAAGGACTTCAAGCGATTGATAGTCCAGATATTAAAGAAGTGAGAGGACGTGGGTTGTTTATCGGACTTGAATTAAATAAAAACGCACAAGAAACTGTTTCACAAATTAATCAACAAGGTGTTTTATGTAAAGAGACACAAGGTAACATTATACGTTTAGCACCACCATTAATCATTGAAGAAAATGATATCGATACGATTATAGATGTTATAAAAAAAGTAATAGAAAAATAA
- a CDS encoding nucleotidyltransferase domain-containing protein, whose amino-acid sequence MRYEKAIDQILPKLKGINSVVAIFLKGSIARGENDEYSDLDLYVMLKKGIQIEEVYDEVIHSLENYQKLLFYELVEIICPQIVGVFEDMLHIDCYLVHEDDYPKTDDIKILYDPNDILKDYTSEDLALTPAMFNEVALDSCWFIYQYDHIVKRGQHLWTCQMIDRALIDTIKVLLYRYYPQKAVLGKKAAHHLPSGIYDELIAINDLNNSKDHEIAVSKFMNLYRDYVVEIVEEQWVDGFEKVYLYLLKKYA is encoded by the coding sequence ATGAGATATGAAAAAGCAATTGATCAAATATTACCAAAATTAAAAGGAATTAATAGTGTTGTAGCAATCTTCTTAAAGGGTTCGATAGCAAGGGGTGAAAATGATGAATATTCTGATTTAGATTTATATGTCATGTTAAAAAAAGGCATTCAAATCGAAGAAGTATATGATGAGGTTATACATTCTTTAGAAAATTATCAAAAACTATTATTTTATGAATTAGTAGAAATTATATGTCCTCAAATTGTTGGTGTTTTTGAGGACATGTTACATATAGATTGTTATCTTGTACATGAAGATGATTATCCTAAAACGGACGATATTAAAATTTTATACGATCCGAATGACATCTTGAAGGATTACACATCAGAAGATTTAGCATTAACTCCTGCTATGTTTAATGAAGTAGCATTAGATAGTTGTTGGTTCATTTATCAATATGATCATATAGTAAAGAGAGGGCAGCATTTATGGACGTGCCAAATGATTGATAGGGCACTTATTGATACAATTAAGGTGTTGTTGTATCGATATTATCCTCAAAAAGCAGTACTAGGTAAGAAAGCGGCACATCACTTGCCGAGTGGAATTTATGATGAATTAATTGCTATTAACGATTTAAACAATTCTAAAGATCATGAAATTGCAGTATCAAAATTTATGAATTTATACAGAGATTATGTTGTAGAAATTGTTGAAGAGCAATGGGTGGACGGCTTTGAAAAAGTATATTTATACTTGTTAAAAAAATATGCATAA
- a CDS encoding GNAT family N-acetyltransferase, whose amino-acid sequence MDIRKATIEDLNTIIELRKAQLIDEGSNPSPNIDTELERFFTDILTDNSLYQLLAVENDNIIASGAIIYYPFPPSYTNPTGERAYVTNIYTHPDYRGKGISKKIIKELIKDVESRNIKKIFLSASTLGKPVYKKLGFKEAPEWMEINYDL is encoded by the coding sequence ATGGATATTAGAAAAGCTACAATAGAAGATTTAAATACGATCATCGAACTTAGAAAAGCACAATTAATAGACGAAGGTTCTAACCCATCACCAAATATCGATACAGAATTAGAACGCTTTTTTACTGATATACTAACAGACAATTCCTTGTACCAACTGTTAGCAGTTGAAAATGACAACATAATCGCAAGTGGCGCCATTATTTATTACCCATTCCCACCATCATACACAAATCCAACAGGTGAAAGAGCATATGTCACTAATATTTACACACACCCAGACTATAGAGGAAAAGGCATCTCCAAGAAAATCATCAAAGAACTTATTAAAGACGTAGAATCAAGAAATATTAAAAAGATATTTTTATCAGCTTCAACACTAGGCAAACCGGTCTATAAAAAACTCGGCTTTAAAGAAGCGCCTGAGTGGATGGAAATTAATTATGATTTATAA
- a CDS encoding TIGR01777 family oxidoreductase codes for MKNILITGGTGLVGTELVHHYLKGDYEIFILTRSDKASDNTRIHYINWKKDGWESLVPHIDIVVNLAGANLTQRWSPEHKDAIMNSRIESTRRLYDYFKKQNYAPKVLFNASAVGYYPPSKVVSYDENDQFLSHDFLSTVVERWEQTAMLFEKLGTRVVIGRFGVVLSEKSGALPTMAKPYQFFIGGPLGSGEQWMSWIHIDDLIKGITTLISGNDNEGVFNMCSPNPVQQKEMGKAIGKVLHRPNLMPVPAFVLRLLLGEQSTIILNVQKVFPKRLLEQHFHFEHANIEEAMEDLLK; via the coding sequence ATGAAAAATATACTCATAACTGGTGGTACGGGTTTAGTAGGAACTGAACTTGTGCATCATTATTTAAAAGGTGATTATGAAATATTTATTTTGACGAGAAGTGATAAGGCGTCTGACAATACACGGATACATTATATTAATTGGAAGAAGGATGGTTGGGAAAGTTTAGTTCCTCATATAGATATTGTCGTTAATTTAGCGGGTGCAAATCTAACGCAACGATGGTCTCCTGAACATAAAGATGCCATTATGAATAGTCGAATTGAATCGACGAGACGTTTATATGATTATTTTAAAAAGCAAAATTATGCACCAAAAGTATTGTTTAATGCTAGTGCAGTGGGATACTACCCGCCGTCTAAAGTGGTGTCATATGATGAAAACGATCAGTTTTTATCGCATGATTTTTTATCGACGGTAGTAGAAAGATGGGAACAAACGGCAATGCTTTTTGAGAAATTAGGTACACGAGTAGTTATAGGTAGATTTGGAGTCGTTCTTTCTGAAAAAAGCGGGGCGTTACCTACTATGGCAAAACCTTATCAATTTTTTATAGGTGGGCCTTTAGGATCAGGAGAACAATGGATGAGTTGGATTCATATTGATGATTTAATCAAAGGTATAACAACGTTAATAAGTGGCAATGACAATGAAGGAGTATTCAATATGTGTAGTCCAAACCCAGTTCAACAAAAAGAAATGGGTAAAGCAATTGGAAAAGTATTACACCGACCGAATTTAATGCCCGTGCCTGCTTTTGTATTACGTTTGTTATTAGGAGAGCAGTCTACCATCATATTAAATGTACAAAAAGTATTCCCTAAACGATTATTAGAACAACATTTCCATTTTGAACATGCAAATATAGAAGAAGCTATGGAAGACTTGTTGAAGTAA
- a CDS encoding DUF4097 domain-containing protein codes for MKKILWLVFSVGLIMFIVFGTLSYFTGKKLADSAHQETLSNETYQDDIKNIKINAEDIDVKIKKGDKFSVKSTGYKNEFKVDSKVENDNLDINVKVQKMIINFNIFENDANKIEVTVPKTLNRLNVKTDTGKILVNELKSKNSTFIVDTGIINIHDSDLGVLEANSDTGKMLFNKTVFKKGNLKTDTGSIRINDTPVDTPLNIKTDVGSVRLVYNQALKNTLFDVKKDVGSAEINRPELKNNMVGSGDNIVKIRSDVGKIQID; via the coding sequence ATGAAAAAAATATTATGGCTAGTATTTAGTGTGGGACTAATTATGTTTATTGTTTTTGGTACTTTATCATATTTTACCGGAAAAAAGTTAGCAGATAGTGCCCACCAAGAGACACTATCAAATGAAACGTACCAAGATGATATTAAAAATATAAAAATAAACGCTGAAGACATAGACGTTAAAATTAAAAAAGGCGATAAATTTTCTGTAAAATCTACAGGATATAAAAATGAATTTAAAGTAGATTCTAAAGTTGAAAATGACAATTTAGATATTAATGTTAAAGTGCAAAAGATGATAATAAACTTTAATATATTTGAAAATGATGCTAATAAAATTGAAGTAACTGTACCAAAGACATTAAATAGATTAAATGTTAAAACAGATACAGGAAAAATATTGGTTAACGAACTTAAATCTAAAAATTCAACATTTATAGTCGATACTGGAATTATAAATATACATGATTCAGATTTAGGCGTGTTAGAAGCTAATTCTGATACAGGAAAGATGTTATTTAATAAAACAGTCTTCAAAAAAGGAAACTTAAAGACTGACACAGGTTCAATTAGAATAAACGATACGCCAGTAGATACGCCATTAAATATTAAAACGGATGTAGGATCTGTTAGATTAGTATATAATCAAGCACTAAAGAATACATTATTTGATGTCAAAAAAGATGTAGGAAGTGCAGAAATCAATCGTCCTGAACTTAAAAACAATATGGTTGGTTCTGGCGATAACATTGTAAAAATTAGAAGTGATGTAGGTAAAATACAAATAGATTAA
- a CDS encoding helix-turn-helix transcriptional regulator, producing the protein MKSLNHTGYRIKQRREELGFSTYKLAKLIDVNQSTISRYETGQTSKLTPNVVEKLSIALSTTPAYIMGWVNVPEAFEDEEDSQLINESVQLLRTLSKEKKKQVYEYIKDIEMK; encoded by the coding sequence GTGAAATCATTGAATCATACAGGATATCGCATTAAACAAAGAAGAGAAGAACTCGGATTTAGCACATATAAATTGGCTAAGCTCATAGATGTTAACCAATCTACCATATCAAGATACGAAACCGGACAAACTTCAAAATTAACACCAAACGTCGTTGAAAAACTATCCATCGCACTATCCACTACACCAGCATATATTATGGGATGGGTAAACGTACCCGAAGCATTCGAAGACGAAGAAGACTCCCAGCTCATTAACGAATCCGTTCAGCTGCTTAGAACACTTAGTAAAGAGAAGAAGAAACAAGTTTATGAATATATTAAGGACATTGAGATGAAATAA
- a CDS encoding multidrug efflux SMR transporter: MNWVKIVIGAIFEVMWVVGLTHSNNVVEWMVTIVAIVVSFYLLINASKQLPVGTSYAVYVGLGATGVTIVDFVFFGEPVVIGKVILIITLIIGVVGLKMVTKEEGEV, from the coding sequence ATGAATTGGGTAAAAATTGTTATTGGCGCAATATTTGAAGTTATGTGGGTGGTAGGTCTAACGCACTCAAATAATGTTGTTGAATGGATGGTTACGATTGTAGCTATTGTAGTGAGCTTTTATTTGTTAATCAATGCATCAAAACAATTACCTGTCGGGACGTCTTATGCTGTCTATGTTGGTTTAGGTGCAACGGGTGTGACGATAGTGGACTTTGTGTTCTTTGGTGAACCGGTTGTTATTGGAAAAGTTATATTAATCATTACTTTAATTATTGGCGTAGTCGGTTTGAAAATGGTTACTAAAGAAGAGGGGGAAGTCTAA
- a CDS encoding phenolic acid decarboxylase, whose translation MKTLNEFIGAHMIYTYDNGWEYEMYVKNENTIDYRIHSGMVAGRWVKNQQADIVKIVDGVFKISWTEPTGTDVSLNFVPDEELMHGIIFFPKWVHEHPEITVCYQNDFIDVMEESREKYDTYPKYVVPEFAKITYVSQVGSNNEKVISEAPYEGMPEDIRSQKLTFSN comes from the coding sequence ATGAAAACATTAAATGAATTTATTGGCGCGCATATGATTTACACTTATGATAACGGTTGGGAATATGAAATGTACGTAAAAAATGAAAATACGATTGATTATCGTATCCATTCAGGTATGGTTGCAGGCAGATGGGTTAAAAATCAACAAGCTGACATCGTTAAAATTGTAGATGGTGTATTTAAAATATCTTGGACTGAACCAACAGGCACTGACGTATCATTAAACTTTGTTCCTGACGAAGAATTAATGCATGGTATTATCTTCTTCCCTAAATGGGTTCATGAACATCCTGAAATAACAGTATGTTATCAAAATGATTTTATAGATGTTATGGAAGAATCAAGAGAAAAATACGACACTTATCCTAAATACGTTGTTCCTGAATTCGCAAAAATAACTTACGTATCTCAAGTTGGATCAAATAACGAAAAAGTCATTTCTGAAGCACCATATGAAGGTATGCCTGAAGATATTAGAAGCCAAAAATTAACTTTTTCTAATTAA
- a CDS encoding quercetin 2,3-dioxygenase — MSILNNQLPTEKIPYLIANGEGEHYLWNKQVFTFLATNESTDNLFEVVTITGGKNESFPIHSHNKIYESILVTEGVLEIQLEDQTITLTRGDYILIPPGIAHSYVMKAHRTKLLTYAIGGNIVNMYKSIGHVYNHPKHPSYIEHDETLNTQSLEETFDIVFSSHNTTNEEVVYHASGEGENLLTGDQLHSLITNQTDTDGNYIVVSTEGPTGEAIVSHYHEKHTETFYCFEGKVTMWVGNNLEEITLYPGDFLHAPAETIHSYRFDAHYTKMVGLLVPGLFEPFFRTLGETYEHHTFPNEPHELDFGKVIKKIETLDLKFPEK, encoded by the coding sequence TTGAGTATATTAAATAATCAATTACCCACAGAAAAAATACCTTACCTGATTGCAAATGGTGAAGGTGAGCATTATTTATGGAACAAACAAGTGTTTACATTCCTAGCTACTAATGAAAGTACAGATAACCTGTTTGAAGTTGTTACGATAACTGGTGGGAAAAATGAAAGTTTCCCAATTCATAGCCATAATAAAATATATGAATCAATATTGGTAACTGAAGGTGTATTAGAAATTCAATTAGAAGATCAGACAATCACACTAACAAGAGGCGACTATATTCTTATTCCACCCGGCATTGCACATTCATATGTTATGAAAGCTCACAGAACGAAATTATTAACATATGCTATAGGTGGAAATATCGTTAACATGTATAAATCTATAGGCCATGTTTATAACCATCCTAAACATCCATCTTATATTGAGCATGATGAAACGTTAAATACCCAATCATTAGAAGAAACTTTTGATATCGTATTTTCATCTCACAATACAACAAACGAAGAAGTAGTTTATCACGCTTCAGGTGAAGGAGAGAACCTTTTAACCGGTGATCAACTACATTCATTAATCACAAACCAAACAGACACTGACGGAAATTATATCGTCGTATCAACAGAAGGTCCAACTGGAGAAGCAATAGTATCTCATTACCACGAAAAGCATACCGAAACATTCTATTGCTTTGAAGGTAAAGTAACGATGTGGGTCGGTAATAACCTTGAAGAAATCACTTTATATCCCGGCGATTTTTTACACGCACCAGCAGAGACAATTCACTCTTATCGATTTGATGCACATTACACTAAGATGGTCGGCTTATTAGTTCCAGGATTATTCGAACCATTTTTCAGAACGCTAGGTGAAACATATGAACATCACACTTTTCCAAACGAACCACATGAATTAGACTTTGGAAAAGTAATTAAAAAAATAGAAACTTTAGATTTGAAGTTTCCAGAGAAATAA
- a CDS encoding MFS transporter yields MTSEQKKRSVSLLLAGFIIFSSLYVTQPIFNGLSKYFDVSLSDVSLTLSVSTFMLGVGLIIVPMFNNIEKKRMMSISVLLVSVLSLASVFVTRFDLFLVLRGLMGLALSGVPSIAMAYIADEVQKERVSKVMGLYVAGTTFGGMSGRVVVGILTDLADWQVAVATLSIINLILAILMVILLPVSKVQTPSWVSPKQHLIKYAHLLKIPAVLKTMALAFLLMGTFVTIYSYITVRFENAPFSLSESTIAFIFILYLIGTYSSINFAKLTYKFGTKKAYSIAISIMIIGILLTFITYLPIDILGLAAMTFGFFGAHSIQSSYIATLTETSKSHASTLYLLGYYVGSSLLTILGGYVFIHLEWIGVGVLTLVLTLIAVVISRSLFKSVST; encoded by the coding sequence ATGACAAGCGAACAGAAAAAGAGATCCGTTTCATTACTATTAGCTGGTTTTATTATTTTCTCTAGTTTATATGTAACTCAGCCGATATTTAATGGACTAAGTAAATATTTTGATGTGTCTTTATCAGACGTTAGTTTAACACTTTCTGTTTCTACATTTATGTTAGGTGTCGGTCTCATCATTGTACCGATGTTTAATAATATTGAGAAAAAACGAATGATGTCTATTTCTGTTTTGTTAGTGAGTGTACTATCTTTAGCAAGTGTATTCGTCACTCGATTTGATTTATTTTTAGTATTGCGTGGTTTGATGGGGCTCGCGTTAAGTGGTGTGCCTTCTATCGCAATGGCTTATATTGCTGATGAAGTCCAAAAAGAACGTGTATCTAAAGTTATGGGCTTATATGTAGCAGGCACAACATTTGGCGGTATGTCTGGTCGTGTTGTTGTAGGTATTTTAACTGATTTAGCTGATTGGCAAGTTGCCGTCGCTACTTTAAGTATCATTAATTTAATATTGGCGATTCTTATGGTTATATTATTACCAGTATCTAAAGTACAAACACCAAGTTGGGTTTCTCCTAAGCAACATTTAATTAAGTATGCTCATTTACTAAAAATACCTGCAGTCCTCAAAACAATGGCGTTAGCTTTCTTATTAATGGGGACATTTGTTACGATTTATAGCTATATCACAGTTAGATTTGAAAATGCGCCGTTTTCGTTAAGTGAATCAACAATCGCGTTTATTTTTATTTTATATTTAATTGGTACTTATAGTTCGATTAATTTTGCTAAATTAACTTATAAATTTGGTACAAAAAAAGCATATTCAATTGCAATTTCTATTATGATTATTGGCATTTTATTAACATTTATAACATATTTACCTATAGATATTTTAGGACTAGCCGCAATGACATTTGGATTCTTTGGTGCACATTCTATTCAAAGTAGTTATATTGCCACACTCACAGAAACGAGTAAATCCCATGCTTCTACTTTATATTTATTAGGTTATTACGTTGGATCTAGTCTACTCACTATTCTCGGTGGTTATGTCTTTATTCATTTAGAATGGATTGGTGTAGGCGTCTTAACTTTAGTACTTACACTTATAGCGGTCGTCATTAGTCGTTCTTTATTTAAAAGTGTTAGTACTTAA